The genomic stretch GGCAAAAGTACCCTAACTCGTGCCTTAAGCGAAAACGGTCTAGATTTTACCCTTTTACCCAACCGCCGAGCCTTAACCGAACGCTTAATTCTTGAGCCAATGTTGAAAAAAGAGGGAAAAATCGCCTATCCCCATTGTCGGATTCAACGCCTCAAGTATACGCGCCTTTATCGAGAAGCATTTCCCGGCGGAATGGGTCATATTTTATCCTCATTATCCCTCAATCCCCAGGTCGTTAAATCGCTTTTGGTATTTGATAGTTTGCGTGGAGAAAATGAAGTCCGCTATGCAGCCAAAGCGTTAAACAAAGCCCAATTTATCTTTTTAACAGCACCGAACCTAGTCCGCCTGCAAAGGCTGCTCGGTCGCCGCGATCCGTTTGATAAAATTGGGCAAGCCGCATCGCCAGTGACAGAAGACCTCACCAGCTTTGCGAGTTTAGGGCTACCAGAAGCAGCGGCT from Desertifilum tharense IPPAS B-1220 encodes the following:
- a CDS encoding AAA family ATPase produces the protein MPKDLIFEHLSPGVGIGSAVPQNWLSIRHFPIIVFVGMTGVGKSTLTRALSENGLDFTLLPNRRALTERLILEPMLKKEGKIAYPHCRIQRLKYTRLYREAFPGGMGHILSSLSLNPQVVKSLLVFDSLRGENEVRYAAKALNKAQFIFLTAPNLVRLQRLLGRRDPFDKIGQAASPVTEDLTSFASLGLPEAAAYFTPQEETELFNGVKTQAISSTDLRDKLKIFLEESRHYQSLDRPSLLAALGIGDRALIIDTTLPAHQSAQTILAQLPR